The following are encoded together in the Candidatus Methylomirabilis oxygeniifera genome:
- a CDS encoding conserved exported protein of unknown function (Evidence 4 : Homologs of previously reported genes of unknown function) → MLRNTTDGINGRKRDGVAVARRTAVAVAGALLILLGTLSATRVYAAPGSLDPAFGTAGKVTTDFGRAGDASAVILQPDGKLVALGTSYVAGNSDFALARYNPDGSLDPTFGTGGTVTTDFGSPLDFAQALVLQPDGKLVAAGSANAAAGNSDFALARYNPNGTLDPTFGTGGKVTTDFGDGDEAHALVLQPDGKLVAAGYTDTSGSSVFALARYNSDGSLDPTFGTGGTVVTPIGDDNNSAHALIRQSDGKLVVAGSTRIAGDYDFALARYNPNGTLDPTFGTGGKVTTDLGSPYDSARALVLQPDGKLVVAGYMDGASQSAFALARYNPNGTLDPTFGTGGVVVDTESGDGAFALVLQPNNKLVAAGFSYAQGTQDFALARYNPNGTLDPTFGTGGAVTTDFGTEDGTRALVLQPDGKLVAAGWTEIAGNSNFALTRYEGDAAVLMVLTAGTGSGMVTSDVPGIDCEPDCKASYAQQMTVTLTAVADPGSVFAGYSGDPGCEDGIVTMNSDTTCIATFNLLTAGPDLTGTWRSLIQSCKGEGVEQKCKLKGKVQIHNVGTAKAPSGSFLRFYLSADPVWDGSDTLLQQVSVSSLKPGKTKSKKIKYRQPTSQTAKGLYLLAVLDVTGLMAELDETNNLVVFGPIP, encoded by the coding sequence ATGTTGCGGAACACGACAGACGGGATCAATGGGAGAAAAAGAGACGGCGTCGCCGTCGCCCGGCGCACCGCCGTCGCCGTGGCGGGAGCGCTCCTCATACTGCTTGGAACCCTCAGTGCGACCCGGGTGTACGCCGCGCCGGGCAGTCTTGACCCCGCCTTCGGGACGGCCGGGAAGGTGACGACCGACTTCGGGCGCGCTGGAGATGCCTCTGCCGTGATCCTGCAACCGGACGGCAAGCTGGTGGCGTTAGGAACGTCATATGTCGCCGGCAACTCTGACTTTGCTCTGGCCCGCTACAACCCGGACGGCAGCCTCGATCCCACCTTCGGGACCGGCGGGACGGTGACGACTGACTTCGGTAGTCCCCTCGATTTCGCCCAGGCCCTCGTCCTGCAGCCGGACGGCAAGCTGGTCGCGGCGGGAAGCGCGAACGCCGCTGCCGGCAACTCTGACTTTGCTCTGGCCCGCTACAACCCCAACGGTACTCTCGATCCCACCTTCGGGACCGGCGGCAAGGTGACGACCGACTTCGGTGACGGCGATGAGGCCCACGCCCTCGTCCTGCAGCCGGACGGCAAGCTGGTCGCGGCGGGCTATACGGATACGAGTGGTTCCTCGGTTTTTGCACTGGCCCGCTACAACTCCGACGGCAGCCTCGATCCCACCTTCGGGACCGGCGGTACAGTCGTGACACCCATTGGTGACGATAATAATTCCGCCCACGCCCTCATCCGGCAATCGGACGGTAAGCTGGTCGTAGCGGGATCTACAAGGATTGCCGGTGACTACGACTTTGCTCTGGCCCGCTACAACCCCAACGGTACTCTCGATCCCACCTTCGGGACCGGCGGCAAGGTGACGACCGACCTCGGCAGCCCGTACGATTCCGCCCGCGCCCTCGTCCTGCAACCGGACGGCAAGCTGGTCGTAGCGGGGTATATGGATGGCGCCAGCCAGTCGGCATTCGCCCTGGCCCGCTACAACCCCAACGGCACTCTCGATCCCACCTTCGGGACCGGCGGGGTGGTGGTCGATACCGAGAGCGGAGATGGGGCGTTCGCCCTGGTTCTACAACCGAACAACAAGCTGGTTGCGGCAGGTTTCTCGTATGCGCAGGGCACGCAAGATTTCGCTCTGGCCCGCTACAACCCCAACGGTACTCTCGATCCCACCTTCGGGACCGGCGGAGCGGTCACCACTGATTTCGGTACTGAAGATGGCACTCGCGCCCTCGTCCTGCAGCCGGACGGCAAGCTCGTCGCGGCGGGGTGGACGGAAATTGCCGGGAACTCTAACTTCGCCTTGACCCGCTATGAGGGCGATGCCGCCGTCCTCATGGTGCTGACCGCCGGGACCGGCTCCGGCATGGTGACCAGCGATGTGCCGGGGATCGACTGCGAGCCGGACTGCAAGGCGAGTTACGCGCAACAGATGACCGTCACCCTCACGGCGGTCGCCGATCCGGGGTCGGTCTTTGCCGGCTACTCGGGCGATCCCGGTTGCGAGGACGGCATCGTCACCATGAATAGCGACACCACCTGTATCGCCACCTTCAACCTCCTGACAGCCGGTCCCGACCTCACCGGAACCTGGCGGAGCCTGATCCAGAGCTGCAAGGGCGAGGGGGTCGAGCAGAAGTGTAAACTCAAAGGAAAGGTACAGATCCACAACGTGGGGACCGCGAAGGCTCCCAGTGGATCCTTCCTGCGGTTCTACCTCTCGGCTGATCCGGTATGGGATGGCAGCGACACCCTCCTGCAGCAGGTGTCCGTCAGCAGTCTGAAACCGGGAAAGACTAAGAGCAAGAAGATCAAGTATCGACAGCCGACCAGTCAGACCGCCAAGGGGCTGTACCTCCTCGCCGTCCTCGATGTCACCGGGCTCATGGCGGAGCTGGACGAGACGAACAATCTGGTGGTCTTCGGGCCGATTCCGTAG
- a CDS encoding Lytic transglycosylase, catalytic precursor: protein MGKSRYIAMVLASLVLLSVRPASGEIYFRTDEDGFVHFTNVPTTPQHRRLQPGVLPPTTKLTSANMSELINALGAEYGLDPALIRAVIQVESNFNRKAVSPKGAQGLMQLMPATIWRFSVGDAYDPHENIGAGARYLRQLLDLFRGDLTLALAAYNAGENAVLRYKGIPPYAETRDYVAKVLSLYRRGQRERHAGGPIETVAQVIAAQPPPPPPPPSIYKAEASDTILYTNIPPIVQSP, encoded by the coding sequence GTGGGGAAGAGCCGATATATCGCGATGGTGCTGGCGAGCCTCGTCTTGCTGTCGGTAAGGCCGGCATCGGGGGAGATCTATTTCCGAACCGACGAGGATGGGTTTGTGCACTTTACTAACGTACCGACGACACCGCAACACAGGCGGCTTCAACCGGGAGTGTTGCCTCCTACCACCAAACTGACCAGTGCGAACATGTCGGAGCTGATCAACGCCCTCGGCGCTGAGTATGGGCTTGATCCTGCTCTGATTCGGGCCGTCATTCAGGTGGAGTCGAACTTTAACCGCAAGGCTGTCTCGCCTAAAGGCGCGCAGGGGCTGATGCAACTGATGCCGGCCACTATCTGGCGCTTCTCAGTGGGAGACGCCTATGATCCTCATGAGAACATCGGGGCGGGCGCCCGATACCTCCGCCAGCTTCTGGACCTATTTCGCGGGGATCTGACGCTGGCGCTGGCCGCCTATAACGCCGGAGAAAACGCCGTACTCCGGTATAAGGGAATACCGCCCTATGCGGAGACCCGGGACTATGTGGCGAAAGTCCTCAGTCTGTACCGGCGCGGGCAACGAGAGCGCCACGCCGGCGGGCCGATCGAGACGGTTGCCCAGGTGATTGCGGCACAGCCGCCGCCCCCTCCGCCGCCACCGTCCATCTATAAGGCGGAGGCGTCCGATACCATCCTGTACACGAATATCCCACCGATCGTCCAGTCTCCTTAG
- a CDS encoding conserved protein of unknown function (Evidence 4 : Homologs of previously reported genes of unknown function): MLQIDAKKQTLKEKDALALVQEVDEIYATKGQKRVYIDLRKDKPGRTELLALLMGPTGGLRAPTFRKGRTLVVGFDAATYEQLLR, encoded by the coding sequence GTGTTGCAGATAGATGCGAAAAAACAGACCCTGAAGGAGAAAGACGCGCTCGCGCTGGTCCAAGAGGTGGACGAGATCTACGCGACGAAAGGGCAGAAGCGTGTCTATATAGATCTACGGAAAGATAAGCCCGGCAGGACCGAACTTCTGGCACTCCTGATGGGACCGACTGGGGGCCTGCGAGCTCCGACCTTCCGGAAGGGCCGCACGCTCGTTGTCGGCTTTGACGCTGCAACGTACGAACAATTGCTTCGTTAA